One segment of Panicum virgatum strain AP13 chromosome 3K, P.virgatum_v5, whole genome shotgun sequence DNA contains the following:
- the LOC120697801 gene encoding protein timeless homolog isoform X3: MDSAVLSLTCAGLGAAEEDDDGAVIGYVKSDHCLDNLKDLQRFLRRDDPQRREVFKQVCKWKIASRDLVPIIENYQTDRNLVITAVKVLVFLTMPVEPSSEDVAQQIEYLWDLKAALTRNVAVTVIVSLLEDPLDRLERTLFTEDDWKLVQLVLTLFRNILAIQEITLPQKASGEATHLLFLADSFLELMFQENVIDIILVLTQHMDEPSGYLKEENLLLMEIYHYLFLGRDPGLIARASDKGSKEQVNPDIDSSVDSLKLMMEEEERKKRMFRQRNLEHNSLNGTFTCFSVDGSKSLCKGNPSSTPANSLLKIRNVQKGPQKRIAWDNELLYIPKEGITEKLRSFLDQFLSGAYNILMQSVCDDIKNEHDSIEKSDISTFFKVARFVLAFQHEKASNDQKSVKEIQPSEVSPSNGHDDNLPFHGDICGPVAATLNEDMFNIVISRWREAYESLKETNDYNTLSAAGSLMKTMIDMIYLVLKVLPEDSRESQTARVLLYKLFYDQTEQGLTQFLLNLFRSFDSHKQPKSDLADLLETIHIMLQLMEKLQARGALRVAKRTKKGRKKKERNDKNENSQTKAENVEPNCADPTDGTKCPPESVPDLRTEDPTVEPSSPEQGEVNASGAHVPDTLVNTAVNMESTADAEGDPSCTDGVMKTNLIDEEGEASDSSIDDHQPATSEVDFNVSRLISSLANNSVVQNVCWLLKHYKSNSYRTNHYIICMLRRFCEDLELSPMLYQLSLLTTFYDILAEQKFSSSKEYTNIVNFLSKVVRKMLRAMRKQPLLFVDILFWKTRKECHCIDADALLNELKKDAGNKNGEIGSSKGWRGPINIADSLGDDEADLVIPQAPYDANEDGDLSAGEREDDFQKSSTTYKRSRLMSLSESETEENERNHVSRGSLNSEVPKRRGRSIFTEEQERLIKDLYEKYKDDRKCSHLIAEALDPTGKISSAQISRKLTQLGLRNATRRKKVADGSLSSGDLATESQNDSLDEHNHDPKPKSSRTSRKRLHGSNRGHDGTSHGRSSDEETLQVLKSRAKNKKLPLVDSSLSASQHQEAQHDPDSDDATIGSMIRSGKKKRLVNSNFSANMKEGQESLTNIDLHDETIASNIMDASPTHGPDAVHNSGNAREAELLDDFEVELDNHENTDQRITDDVNITESGDGTTNSEANQRAGLKRRHRLVIDDDDDDE, encoded by the exons ATGGATTCGGCGGTGCTCTCACTCACCTGCGCGGGCCTCGgcgccgcggaggaggacgacgacggcgccgtcATCGGCTACGTCAAGAGCGACCACTGCCTAG ATAATCTAAAGGATCTGCAGCGATTCCTTCGGCGGGACGACCCGCAGCGGCGGGAGGTTTTCAAGCAGGTCTGCAAGTGGAAGATTGCGTCGAGAGATCTGGTGCCCATCATTGAGAATTACCAGACCGACCGCAATCTGGTGATCACTGCGG TGAAAGTACTGGTGTTCCTTACAATGCCTGTGGAGCCCTCGTCAGAGGATGTTGCACAGCAGATAGAGTATCTGTGGGATTTGAAGGCTGCACTGACACGCAATGTTGCGGTGACAGTCATTGTGTCTCTTCTTGAGGACCCCTTGGATCGTTTGGAAAG AACTCTATTCACAGAAGATGACTGGAAGTTAGTTCAGTTGGTGCTTACTTTGTTCCGCAACATCTTGGCTATTCAAGAAATCACATTGCCTCAGAAGGCATCTGGAGAAGCTACCCACTTACTGTTCCTAGCTGACAGCTTTTTGGAGCTCATGTTCCAAGAGAATGTGATCGACATAATCTTAGTGCTAACTCAGCATATGGATGAGCCCTCCGGTTATCTTAAGGAGGAAAACCTTCTTTTGATGGAGATCTATCATTATCTCTTCTTAGGTCGAGATCCAGGATTGATTGCCCGAGCTTCAGATAAAGGTTCAAAG GAGCAGGTTAACCCAGATATTGATTCTTCAGTTGATTCACTGAAATTGAtgatggaggaagaagaaaggaaaaaaagaatgtTCAGGCAACGCAATTTAGAACATAACTCACTCAATGGGACTTTTACATGCTTTTCAGTG GATGGATCTAAATCATTGTGCAAAGGGAACCCAAGCTCCACACCTGCAAATAGCCTCTTGAAAATACGTAATGTACAAAAGGGTCCTCAGAAAAGGATAGCCTGGGACAATGAACTTTTGTACATACCAAAGGAGGGTATTACAGAAAAGCTTAGAAGCTTCCTGGATCAATTTTTATCTGGAGCATACAATA TCCTGATGCAGTCAGTTTGCGATGATATCAAGAATGAGCACGATTCTATCGAGAAATCCGACATATCTACATTCTTCAAAGTTGCTCGATTTGTCTTAGCTTTCCAACATGAGAAGGCTTCAAATGACCAG AAATCTGTTAAAgagatccaaccatctgaagtTTCTCCTAGCAATGGGCATGATGATAATCTGCCATTCCATGGTGATATATGTGGACCTGTTGCAGCCACATTGAATGAAGATATGTTCAATATAGTCATTTCCAGGTGGCGAGAGGCATATGAGAGCCTGAAGGAAACTAATGACTACAATACTCTTTCAGCAGCTGGGTCTTTAATGAAGACCATG ATTGACATGATATATTTGGTGCTAAAAGTACTTCCTGAAGATTCAAGGGAATCTCAGACAGCTCGTGTTTTACTGTACAAACTGTTCTATGATCAGACAGAACAAGGCCTCACTCAATTTCTGCTGAACTTGTTCAGGTCGTTTGATAGTCACAAGCAACCTAAAAG TGATCTAGCAGATTTATTAGAGACAATTCATATTATGCTACAGCTCATGGAAAAGCTTCAAGCACGCGGTGCATTAAGG GTCGCGAAAAGGACAAAAAAGGGCagaaaaaagaaggaaagaaatgATAAAAATGAGAATTCACAAACCAAAGCAGAGAATGTGGAACCAAACTGTGCTGATCCAACAGATGGGACCAAATGCCCACCTGAATCAGTTCCAGATTTGAGAACAGAGGATCCTACTGTAGAACCTTCCTCCCCAGAGCAAGGAGAAGTCAATGCCAGTGGTGCACATGTACCAGATACGCTTGTGAACACTGCAGTTAATATGGAGAGTACTGCTGATGCTGAAGGTGATCCATCTTGCACAGACGGTGTAATGAAAACAAATCTCATTGATGAAGAGGGCGAGGCATCAGATTCTTCAATTGATGATCACCAGCCTGCTACAAGTGAAGTCGATTTTAATGTTTCCCGCTTAATATCCAGCCTTGCAAACAATTCTGTTGTGCAAAATGTTTGCTGGTTGTTGAAGCACTACAAAAGTAACTCGTATCGTACAAATCATTACATAATATGCATGCTTCGGAGATTCTGTGAAGATCTCGAGTTGTCACCAATGCTCTATCAG CTATCACTTTTAACTACTTTCTATGATATACTAGCCGAACAGAAGTTTTCTAGTTCAAAGGAGTACACAAACATCGTAAATTTTCTTTCTAAAGTTGTGAGGAAAATGTTGAGGGCAATGAGAAAACAGCCATTGCTATTTGTTGACATATTATTTTGGAAGACACGCAAGGAGTGCCATTGTATTGATGCTGATGCACTACTGAATGAGCTTAAGAAAGATGCTGGAAACAAGAATGGTGAAATTGGTTCAAGTAAGGGATGGAGAGGTCCAATAAATATAGCAGATTCTCTTGGTGATGATGAAGCTGACTTGGTTATACCGCAGGCACCATATGATGCTAATGA GGATGGAGATTTATCAGCTGGTGAACGTGAGGATGATTTTCAGAAGAGTAGTACTACATATAAAAGGAGCAGATTGATGTCACTTTCAGAAAGTGAAACTGAGGAAAATGAGAG GAACCATGTATCAAGAGGTTCACTGAACTCAGAAGTTCCAAAAAGACGAGGTCGTTCTATTTTTACTGAAGAGCAAGAGAGGCTTATCAAAGATCTTTATGAAAA ATATAAGGATGATCGAAAATGCAGTCATCTAATAGCTGAGGCATTGGACCCCACTGGGAAGATATCTTCAGCTCAAATTTCTCGTAAGCTTACACAGTTAGGTCTCAGGAATGCCACGCGGAGAAAAAAGGTTGCAGATGGATCTCTCTCAAGTGGAGATCTCGCTACAGAATCACaaaatgactcacttgatgaaCATAACCATGATCCCAAGCCTAAAAGCTCTCG GACTAGCAGGAAAAGGTTACATGGGTCAAACCGGGGCCACGATGGCACAAGTCATGGAAgatcatctgatgaagaaacgtTGCAAGTACTTAAAAGCAG AGCCAAAAATAAGAAGCTTCCCTTGGTGGACAGTTCACTGAGTGCATCACAGCATCAGGAAGCTCAGCATGACCCAGACTCTGATGATGCAACCATAGGATCCATGATTAG AAGTGGAAAAAAGAAGAGGCTAGTGAATTCAAACTTTTCAGCGAATATGAAAGAAGGCCAAGAATCTCTGACAAACATTGACCTTCATGATGAGACTATTGCTTCTAATATCAT GGAtgcttctccaactcatgggcCTGATGCAGTACATAACAGTGGCAATGCCCGTGAAGCTGAACTTTTGGATGACTTTGAAGTTGAGCTAGATAATCATGAAAACACTGACCAAAGGATCACTGATGATGTAAATATCACTGAATCAGGGGACGGCACAACAAACTCTGAGGCTAATCAAAGGGCTGGTTTAAAAAGAAGACACAGATTGGTAATtgacgacgatgacgatgatgagTAA
- the LOC120697801 gene encoding protein timeless homolog isoform X1, protein MDSAVLSLTCAGLGAAEEDDDGAVIGYVKSDHCLDNLKDLQRFLRRDDPQRREVFKQVCKWKIASRDLVPIIENYQTDRNLVITAVKVLVFLTMPVEPSSEDVAQQIEYLWDLKAALTRNVAVTVIVSLLEDPLDRLERTLFTEDDWKLVQLVLTLFRNILAIQEITLPQKASGEATHLLFLADSFLELMFQENVIDIILVLTQHMDEPSGYLKEENLLLMEIYHYLFLGRDPGLIARASDKGSKEQVNPDIDSSVDSLKLMMEEEERKKRMFRQRNLEHNSLNGTFTCFSVDGSKSLCKGNPSSTPANSLLKIRNVQKGPQKRIAWDNELLYIPKEGITEKLRSFLDQFLSGAYNILMQSVCDDIKNEHDSIEKSDISTFFKVARFVLAFQHEKASNDQKSVKEIQPSEVSPSNGHDDNLPFHGDICGPVAATLNEDMFNIVISRWREAYESLKETNDYNTLSAAGSLMKTMIDMIYLVLKVLPEDSRESQTARVLLYKLFYDQTEQGLTQFLLNLFRSFDSHKQPKSDLADLLETIHIMLQLMEKLQARGALRVAKRTKKGRKKKERNDKNENSQTKAENVEPNCADPTDGTKCPPESVPDLRTEDPTVEPSSPEQGEVNASGAHVPDTLVNTAVNMESTADAEGDPSCTDGVMKTNLIDEEGEASDSSIDDHQPATSEVDFNVSRLISSLANNSVVQNVCWLLKHYKSNSYRTNHYIICMLRRFCEDLELSPMLYQLSLLTTFYDILAEQKFSSSKEYTNIVNFLSKVVRKMLRAMRKQPLLFVDILFWKTRKECHCIDADALLNELKKDAGNKNGEIGSSKGWRGPINIADSLGDDEADLVIPQAPYDANEDGDLSAGEREDDFQKSSTTYKRSRLMSLSESETEENERNHVSRGSLNSEVPKRRGRSIFTEEQERLIKDLYEKYKDDRKCSHLIAEALDPTGKISSAQISRKLTQLGLRNATRRKKVADGSLSSGDLATESQNDSLDEHNHDPKPKSSRTSRKRLHGSNRGHDGTSHGRSSDEETLQVLKSRAKNKKLPLVDSSLSASQHQEAQHDPDSDDATIGSMIRSGKKKRLSTSEFEGNEQNHKESSNNTNVKDSSPRVLQHKETLHDNYPDDETIGSVLRSGKKKRLVNSNFSANMKEGQESLTNIDLHDETIASNIMDASPTHGPDAVHNSGNAREAELLDDFEVELDNHENTDQRITDDVNITESGDGTTNSEANQRAGLKRRHRLVIDDDDDDE, encoded by the exons ATGGATTCGGCGGTGCTCTCACTCACCTGCGCGGGCCTCGgcgccgcggaggaggacgacgacggcgccgtcATCGGCTACGTCAAGAGCGACCACTGCCTAG ATAATCTAAAGGATCTGCAGCGATTCCTTCGGCGGGACGACCCGCAGCGGCGGGAGGTTTTCAAGCAGGTCTGCAAGTGGAAGATTGCGTCGAGAGATCTGGTGCCCATCATTGAGAATTACCAGACCGACCGCAATCTGGTGATCACTGCGG TGAAAGTACTGGTGTTCCTTACAATGCCTGTGGAGCCCTCGTCAGAGGATGTTGCACAGCAGATAGAGTATCTGTGGGATTTGAAGGCTGCACTGACACGCAATGTTGCGGTGACAGTCATTGTGTCTCTTCTTGAGGACCCCTTGGATCGTTTGGAAAG AACTCTATTCACAGAAGATGACTGGAAGTTAGTTCAGTTGGTGCTTACTTTGTTCCGCAACATCTTGGCTATTCAAGAAATCACATTGCCTCAGAAGGCATCTGGAGAAGCTACCCACTTACTGTTCCTAGCTGACAGCTTTTTGGAGCTCATGTTCCAAGAGAATGTGATCGACATAATCTTAGTGCTAACTCAGCATATGGATGAGCCCTCCGGTTATCTTAAGGAGGAAAACCTTCTTTTGATGGAGATCTATCATTATCTCTTCTTAGGTCGAGATCCAGGATTGATTGCCCGAGCTTCAGATAAAGGTTCAAAG GAGCAGGTTAACCCAGATATTGATTCTTCAGTTGATTCACTGAAATTGAtgatggaggaagaagaaaggaaaaaaagaatgtTCAGGCAACGCAATTTAGAACATAACTCACTCAATGGGACTTTTACATGCTTTTCAGTG GATGGATCTAAATCATTGTGCAAAGGGAACCCAAGCTCCACACCTGCAAATAGCCTCTTGAAAATACGTAATGTACAAAAGGGTCCTCAGAAAAGGATAGCCTGGGACAATGAACTTTTGTACATACCAAAGGAGGGTATTACAGAAAAGCTTAGAAGCTTCCTGGATCAATTTTTATCTGGAGCATACAATA TCCTGATGCAGTCAGTTTGCGATGATATCAAGAATGAGCACGATTCTATCGAGAAATCCGACATATCTACATTCTTCAAAGTTGCTCGATTTGTCTTAGCTTTCCAACATGAGAAGGCTTCAAATGACCAG AAATCTGTTAAAgagatccaaccatctgaagtTTCTCCTAGCAATGGGCATGATGATAATCTGCCATTCCATGGTGATATATGTGGACCTGTTGCAGCCACATTGAATGAAGATATGTTCAATATAGTCATTTCCAGGTGGCGAGAGGCATATGAGAGCCTGAAGGAAACTAATGACTACAATACTCTTTCAGCAGCTGGGTCTTTAATGAAGACCATG ATTGACATGATATATTTGGTGCTAAAAGTACTTCCTGAAGATTCAAGGGAATCTCAGACAGCTCGTGTTTTACTGTACAAACTGTTCTATGATCAGACAGAACAAGGCCTCACTCAATTTCTGCTGAACTTGTTCAGGTCGTTTGATAGTCACAAGCAACCTAAAAG TGATCTAGCAGATTTATTAGAGACAATTCATATTATGCTACAGCTCATGGAAAAGCTTCAAGCACGCGGTGCATTAAGG GTCGCGAAAAGGACAAAAAAGGGCagaaaaaagaaggaaagaaatgATAAAAATGAGAATTCACAAACCAAAGCAGAGAATGTGGAACCAAACTGTGCTGATCCAACAGATGGGACCAAATGCCCACCTGAATCAGTTCCAGATTTGAGAACAGAGGATCCTACTGTAGAACCTTCCTCCCCAGAGCAAGGAGAAGTCAATGCCAGTGGTGCACATGTACCAGATACGCTTGTGAACACTGCAGTTAATATGGAGAGTACTGCTGATGCTGAAGGTGATCCATCTTGCACAGACGGTGTAATGAAAACAAATCTCATTGATGAAGAGGGCGAGGCATCAGATTCTTCAATTGATGATCACCAGCCTGCTACAAGTGAAGTCGATTTTAATGTTTCCCGCTTAATATCCAGCCTTGCAAACAATTCTGTTGTGCAAAATGTTTGCTGGTTGTTGAAGCACTACAAAAGTAACTCGTATCGTACAAATCATTACATAATATGCATGCTTCGGAGATTCTGTGAAGATCTCGAGTTGTCACCAATGCTCTATCAG CTATCACTTTTAACTACTTTCTATGATATACTAGCCGAACAGAAGTTTTCTAGTTCAAAGGAGTACACAAACATCGTAAATTTTCTTTCTAAAGTTGTGAGGAAAATGTTGAGGGCAATGAGAAAACAGCCATTGCTATTTGTTGACATATTATTTTGGAAGACACGCAAGGAGTGCCATTGTATTGATGCTGATGCACTACTGAATGAGCTTAAGAAAGATGCTGGAAACAAGAATGGTGAAATTGGTTCAAGTAAGGGATGGAGAGGTCCAATAAATATAGCAGATTCTCTTGGTGATGATGAAGCTGACTTGGTTATACCGCAGGCACCATATGATGCTAATGA GGATGGAGATTTATCAGCTGGTGAACGTGAGGATGATTTTCAGAAGAGTAGTACTACATATAAAAGGAGCAGATTGATGTCACTTTCAGAAAGTGAAACTGAGGAAAATGAGAG GAACCATGTATCAAGAGGTTCACTGAACTCAGAAGTTCCAAAAAGACGAGGTCGTTCTATTTTTACTGAAGAGCAAGAGAGGCTTATCAAAGATCTTTATGAAAA ATATAAGGATGATCGAAAATGCAGTCATCTAATAGCTGAGGCATTGGACCCCACTGGGAAGATATCTTCAGCTCAAATTTCTCGTAAGCTTACACAGTTAGGTCTCAGGAATGCCACGCGGAGAAAAAAGGTTGCAGATGGATCTCTCTCAAGTGGAGATCTCGCTACAGAATCACaaaatgactcacttgatgaaCATAACCATGATCCCAAGCCTAAAAGCTCTCG GACTAGCAGGAAAAGGTTACATGGGTCAAACCGGGGCCACGATGGCACAAGTCATGGAAgatcatctgatgaagaaacgtTGCAAGTACTTAAAAGCAG AGCCAAAAATAAGAAGCTTCCCTTGGTGGACAGTTCACTGAGTGCATCACAGCATCAGGAAGCTCAGCATGACCCAGACTCTGATGATGCAACCATAGGATCCATGATTAG AAGTGGAAAAAAGAAGAGGTTATCCACATCAGAGTTTGAAGGGAATGAACAAAACCATAAAGAGTCTTCAAACAACACAAACGTGAAGGATTCTTCACCAAGAGTATTGCAACATAAAGAAACTTTGCATGACAATTATCCTGATGACGAGACCATAGGATCCGTGCTTAG AAGTGGAAAAAAGAAGAGGCTAGTGAATTCAAACTTTTCAGCGAATATGAAAGAAGGCCAAGAATCTCTGACAAACATTGACCTTCATGATGAGACTATTGCTTCTAATATCAT GGAtgcttctccaactcatgggcCTGATGCAGTACATAACAGTGGCAATGCCCGTGAAGCTGAACTTTTGGATGACTTTGAAGTTGAGCTAGATAATCATGAAAACACTGACCAAAGGATCACTGATGATGTAAATATCACTGAATCAGGGGACGGCACAACAAACTCTGAGGCTAATCAAAGGGCTGGTTTAAAAAGAAGACACAGATTGGTAATtgacgacgatgacgatgatgagTAA
- the LOC120697801 gene encoding protein timeless homolog isoform X2, whose protein sequence is MDSAVLSLTCAGLGAAEEDDDGAVIGYVKSDHCLDNLKDLQRFLRRDDPQRREVFKQVCKWKIASRDLVPIIENYQTDRNLVITAVKVLVFLTMPVEPSSEDVAQQIEYLWDLKAALTRNVAVTVIVSLLEDPLDRLERTLFTEDDWKLVQLVLTLFRNILAIQEITLPQKASGEATHLLFLADSFLELMFQENVIDIILVLTQHMDEPSGYLKEENLLLMEIYHYLFLGRDPGLIARASDKGSKEQVNPDIDSSVDSLKLMMEEEERKKRMFRQRNLEHNSLNGTFTCFSVDGSKSLCKGNPSSTPANSLLKIRNVQKGPQKRIAWDNELLYIPKEGITEKLRSFLDQFLSGAYNILMQSVCDDIKNEHDSIEKSDISTFFKVARFVLAFQHEKASNDQKSVKEIQPSEVSPSNGHDDNLPFHGDICGPVAATLNEDMFNIVISRWREAYESLKETNDYNTLSAAGSLMKTMIDMIYLVLKVLPEDSRESQTARVLLYKLFYDQTEQGLTQFLLNLFRSFDSHKQPKSDLADLLETIHIMLQLMEKLQARGALRVAKRTKKGRKKKERNDKNENSQTKAENVEPNCADPTDGTKCPPESVPDLRTEDPTVEPSSPEQGEVNASGAHVPDTLVNTAVNMESTADAEGDPSCTDGVMKTNLIDEEGEASDSSIDDHQPATSEVDFNVSRLISSLANNSVVQNVCWLLKHYKSNSYRTNHYIICMLRRFCEDLELSPMLYQLSLLTTFYDILAEQKFSSSKEYTNIVNFLSKVVRKMLRAMRKQPLLFVDILFWKTRKECHCIDADALLNELKKDAGNKNGEIGSSKGWRGPINIADSLGDDEADLVIPQAPYDANEDGDLSAGEREDDFQKSSTTYKRSRLMSLSESETEENERNHVSRGSLNSEVPKRRGRSIFTEEQERLIKDLYEKYKDDRKCSHLIAEALDPTGKISSAQISRKLTQLGLRNATRRKKVADGSLSSGDLATESQNDSLDEHNHDPKPKSSRAKNKKLPLVDSSLSASQHQEAQHDPDSDDATIGSMIRSGKKKRLSTSEFEGNEQNHKESSNNTNVKDSSPRVLQHKETLHDNYPDDETIGSVLRSGKKKRLVNSNFSANMKEGQESLTNIDLHDETIASNIMDASPTHGPDAVHNSGNAREAELLDDFEVELDNHENTDQRITDDVNITESGDGTTNSEANQRAGLKRRHRLVIDDDDDDE, encoded by the exons ATGGATTCGGCGGTGCTCTCACTCACCTGCGCGGGCCTCGgcgccgcggaggaggacgacgacggcgccgtcATCGGCTACGTCAAGAGCGACCACTGCCTAG ATAATCTAAAGGATCTGCAGCGATTCCTTCGGCGGGACGACCCGCAGCGGCGGGAGGTTTTCAAGCAGGTCTGCAAGTGGAAGATTGCGTCGAGAGATCTGGTGCCCATCATTGAGAATTACCAGACCGACCGCAATCTGGTGATCACTGCGG TGAAAGTACTGGTGTTCCTTACAATGCCTGTGGAGCCCTCGTCAGAGGATGTTGCACAGCAGATAGAGTATCTGTGGGATTTGAAGGCTGCACTGACACGCAATGTTGCGGTGACAGTCATTGTGTCTCTTCTTGAGGACCCCTTGGATCGTTTGGAAAG AACTCTATTCACAGAAGATGACTGGAAGTTAGTTCAGTTGGTGCTTACTTTGTTCCGCAACATCTTGGCTATTCAAGAAATCACATTGCCTCAGAAGGCATCTGGAGAAGCTACCCACTTACTGTTCCTAGCTGACAGCTTTTTGGAGCTCATGTTCCAAGAGAATGTGATCGACATAATCTTAGTGCTAACTCAGCATATGGATGAGCCCTCCGGTTATCTTAAGGAGGAAAACCTTCTTTTGATGGAGATCTATCATTATCTCTTCTTAGGTCGAGATCCAGGATTGATTGCCCGAGCTTCAGATAAAGGTTCAAAG GAGCAGGTTAACCCAGATATTGATTCTTCAGTTGATTCACTGAAATTGAtgatggaggaagaagaaaggaaaaaaagaatgtTCAGGCAACGCAATTTAGAACATAACTCACTCAATGGGACTTTTACATGCTTTTCAGTG GATGGATCTAAATCATTGTGCAAAGGGAACCCAAGCTCCACACCTGCAAATAGCCTCTTGAAAATACGTAATGTACAAAAGGGTCCTCAGAAAAGGATAGCCTGGGACAATGAACTTTTGTACATACCAAAGGAGGGTATTACAGAAAAGCTTAGAAGCTTCCTGGATCAATTTTTATCTGGAGCATACAATA TCCTGATGCAGTCAGTTTGCGATGATATCAAGAATGAGCACGATTCTATCGAGAAATCCGACATATCTACATTCTTCAAAGTTGCTCGATTTGTCTTAGCTTTCCAACATGAGAAGGCTTCAAATGACCAG AAATCTGTTAAAgagatccaaccatctgaagtTTCTCCTAGCAATGGGCATGATGATAATCTGCCATTCCATGGTGATATATGTGGACCTGTTGCAGCCACATTGAATGAAGATATGTTCAATATAGTCATTTCCAGGTGGCGAGAGGCATATGAGAGCCTGAAGGAAACTAATGACTACAATACTCTTTCAGCAGCTGGGTCTTTAATGAAGACCATG ATTGACATGATATATTTGGTGCTAAAAGTACTTCCTGAAGATTCAAGGGAATCTCAGACAGCTCGTGTTTTACTGTACAAACTGTTCTATGATCAGACAGAACAAGGCCTCACTCAATTTCTGCTGAACTTGTTCAGGTCGTTTGATAGTCACAAGCAACCTAAAAG TGATCTAGCAGATTTATTAGAGACAATTCATATTATGCTACAGCTCATGGAAAAGCTTCAAGCACGCGGTGCATTAAGG GTCGCGAAAAGGACAAAAAAGGGCagaaaaaagaaggaaagaaatgATAAAAATGAGAATTCACAAACCAAAGCAGAGAATGTGGAACCAAACTGTGCTGATCCAACAGATGGGACCAAATGCCCACCTGAATCAGTTCCAGATTTGAGAACAGAGGATCCTACTGTAGAACCTTCCTCCCCAGAGCAAGGAGAAGTCAATGCCAGTGGTGCACATGTACCAGATACGCTTGTGAACACTGCAGTTAATATGGAGAGTACTGCTGATGCTGAAGGTGATCCATCTTGCACAGACGGTGTAATGAAAACAAATCTCATTGATGAAGAGGGCGAGGCATCAGATTCTTCAATTGATGATCACCAGCCTGCTACAAGTGAAGTCGATTTTAATGTTTCCCGCTTAATATCCAGCCTTGCAAACAATTCTGTTGTGCAAAATGTTTGCTGGTTGTTGAAGCACTACAAAAGTAACTCGTATCGTACAAATCATTACATAATATGCATGCTTCGGAGATTCTGTGAAGATCTCGAGTTGTCACCAATGCTCTATCAG CTATCACTTTTAACTACTTTCTATGATATACTAGCCGAACAGAAGTTTTCTAGTTCAAAGGAGTACACAAACATCGTAAATTTTCTTTCTAAAGTTGTGAGGAAAATGTTGAGGGCAATGAGAAAACAGCCATTGCTATTTGTTGACATATTATTTTGGAAGACACGCAAGGAGTGCCATTGTATTGATGCTGATGCACTACTGAATGAGCTTAAGAAAGATGCTGGAAACAAGAATGGTGAAATTGGTTCAAGTAAGGGATGGAGAGGTCCAATAAATATAGCAGATTCTCTTGGTGATGATGAAGCTGACTTGGTTATACCGCAGGCACCATATGATGCTAATGA GGATGGAGATTTATCAGCTGGTGAACGTGAGGATGATTTTCAGAAGAGTAGTACTACATATAAAAGGAGCAGATTGATGTCACTTTCAGAAAGTGAAACTGAGGAAAATGAGAG GAACCATGTATCAAGAGGTTCACTGAACTCAGAAGTTCCAAAAAGACGAGGTCGTTCTATTTTTACTGAAGAGCAAGAGAGGCTTATCAAAGATCTTTATGAAAA ATATAAGGATGATCGAAAATGCAGTCATCTAATAGCTGAGGCATTGGACCCCACTGGGAAGATATCTTCAGCTCAAATTTCTCGTAAGCTTACACAGTTAGGTCTCAGGAATGCCACGCGGAGAAAAAAGGTTGCAGATGGATCTCTCTCAAGTGGAGATCTCGCTACAGAATCACaaaatgactcacttgatgaaCATAACCATGATCCCAAGCCTAAAAGCTCTCG AGCCAAAAATAAGAAGCTTCCCTTGGTGGACAGTTCACTGAGTGCATCACAGCATCAGGAAGCTCAGCATGACCCAGACTCTGATGATGCAACCATAGGATCCATGATTAG AAGTGGAAAAAAGAAGAGGTTATCCACATCAGAGTTTGAAGGGAATGAACAAAACCATAAAGAGTCTTCAAACAACACAAACGTGAAGGATTCTTCACCAAGAGTATTGCAACATAAAGAAACTTTGCATGACAATTATCCTGATGACGAGACCATAGGATCCGTGCTTAG AAGTGGAAAAAAGAAGAGGCTAGTGAATTCAAACTTTTCAGCGAATATGAAAGAAGGCCAAGAATCTCTGACAAACATTGACCTTCATGATGAGACTATTGCTTCTAATATCAT GGAtgcttctccaactcatgggcCTGATGCAGTACATAACAGTGGCAATGCCCGTGAAGCTGAACTTTTGGATGACTTTGAAGTTGAGCTAGATAATCATGAAAACACTGACCAAAGGATCACTGATGATGTAAATATCACTGAATCAGGGGACGGCACAACAAACTCTGAGGCTAATCAAAGGGCTGGTTTAAAAAGAAGACACAGATTGGTAATtgacgacgatgacgatgatgagTAA